In the Heteronotia binoei isolate CCM8104 ecotype False Entrance Well chromosome 13, APGP_CSIRO_Hbin_v1, whole genome shotgun sequence genome, one interval contains:
- the DDX23 gene encoding probable ATP-dependent RNA helicase DDX23 isoform X2: protein MAGETVEKRERDSSPIKEERRRSRSPDRERDRDRDRKGSPTAKDRKRHRSRERRRGSRSRSRSRSKSTERERRYKERERDKERERNKKDREREKDGHRRDKDRKRSSISPSRNKDAKSRKDRDSRKDEEDDAGGKREKAQPLSLEELLAKKKAEEEAEAKPKFLSKAEREAEALKRRQLEVEERQQLLEDERKKRKQFQEMGRKMLEDPQERERRERRERMERETNGNEDEEGRQKIREEKDKSKELHAIKERYLGGVKKRRRTRHLNDRKFVFEWDASEDTSIDYNPLYKERHQVQLLGRGFIAGIDLKQQKREQSRFYGDLMEKRRTLEEKEQEEARLRKLRKKEAKQRWDDRHWSQKKLDEMTDRDWRIFREDYSITTKGGKIPNPIRSWKDSSLPPHILEVIDKCGYKEPTPIQRQAIPIGLQNRDIIGVAETGSGKTAAFLIPLLVWITTLPKIDRIEESDQGPYAIILAPTRELAQQIEEETIKFGKPLGIRTVAVIGGISREDQGFRLRMGCEIVIATPGRLIDVLENRYLVLSRCTYVVLDEADRMIDMGFEPDVQKILEHMPVTNQKPDTDEAEDPEKMLANFESGKHKYRQTVMFTATMPPAVERLARSYLRRPAVVYIGSAGKPHERVEQKVFLMSESEKRKKLLAILEQGFDPPIIIFVNQKKGCDVLAKSLEKMGYNACTLHGGKGQEQREFALSNLKAGAKDILVATDVAGRGIDIQDVSMVVNYDMAKNIEDYIHRIGRTGRAGKSGVAISFVTKEDSAVFYDLKQAILESPVSSCPPELANHPDAQHKPGTILTKKRREETIFA from the exons ATGGCTGGGGAAACTGTTGAAAAGAGAGAGCGGGATTCTTCACCCATCAAAGAAGAGCGAAGACGCTCACGCTCACCAGACCGGGAACGTGACCGAGATCGTGATAGGAAAGGTTCCCCTACTGCCAAGGACAGGAAGCGTCACCGATCCCGTGAGAGGAGGAGAGGCAGTAGGTCAAGATCCCGATCCCGGTCCAAGTCAACAGAGAG GGAACGACGGTATAAAGAGAGGGAACGAGACAAAGAACGGGAGCGCAACAAGAAGGACCGGGAGCGAGAGAAGGATGGGCACCGAAGAGACAAGGATAGGAAACGGTCCAG CATTTCTCCAAGTCGCAACAAAGATGCCAAATCCAGGAAAGACAGAGATTCTCGCAAGGATGAAGAGGATGATGCAGGGGGCAAGAGGGAAAAG GCACAGCCACTGTCCCTGGAGGAGCTGCTGGCTAAGAAAAAAGCCGAAGAAGAGGCTGAAGCCAAG CCCAAGTTCCTTTCCAAGGCAGAACGAGAAGCTGAGGCCTTGAAACGCCGACAGCTGGAGGTAGAGGAACGACAGCAGCTGCTGGAGGATGAGCggaaaaaaagaaagcaattCCAAGAGATGGGCAGGAAGATGCTGG AGGACCCCCAGGAGAGGGAGCGGCGTGAGCGGAGGGAACGTATGGAACGGGAGACCAATGGCAATGAAGATGAGGAGGGGCGGCAGAAGATCCGCGAAGAGAAAGACAAGAGCAAGGAACTGCATGCCATCAAG GAGCGGTACTTAGGTGGGGTAAAAAAGCGGAGGCGCACTCGTCATCTGAATGACCGCAAGTTTGTCTTTGAGTGGGATGCTTCAGAGGACACTTCCATTGACTATAATCCCTT GTACAAGGAGCGACACCAGGTTCAGCTGCTGGGGCGTGGTTTTATTGCTGGCATTGATTTAAAGCAGCAGAAACGGGAACAGTCCCGCTTTTATGGAGACCTGATGGAGAAGCGGCGCACGCTAGAGGAGAAAGAGCAAGAGGA GGCGCGTTTGCGCAAGCTGCGCAAAAAGGAGGCCAAGCAGCGCTGGGATGACCGGCATTGGTCTCAAAAGAAACTGGATGAGATGACGGACAGGGACTGGCGAATTTTTCGGGAGGATTACAGCATCACAACCAAAGGAGGCAAGATCCCCAACCCCATCCGTTCCTGGAAGGATTCCTCACTGCCGCCTCACATCCTGGAGGTTATCGACAAATGCGGCTACAAG GAACCTACTCCTATCCAGCGTCAAGCCATCCCTATTGGTCTGCAGAACCGTGATATCATTGGTGTGGCTGAGACTGGCAGTGGTAAAACTGCTGCCTTCCTTATCCCACTGCTGGTATGGATCACCACCCTGCCCAAGATTGACAG GATTGAGGAGTCAGATCAGGGCCCTTACGCCATCATCCTGGCCCCCACCCGTGAGCTGGCTCAGCAGATTGAGGAAGAGACTATCAAATTTGGAAAGCCTCTGGGAATTCGCACAGTGGCTGTTATTGGTGGCATATCTCGTGAGGACCAAGGCTTCCGACTGCGCATGGGCTGTGAG ATTGTTATTGCCACTCCTGGCCGTCTCATTGATGTTTTGGAGAACCGTTACCTGGTGTTGAGCCGCTGCACGTATGTGGTATTGGATGAGGCCGACCGTATGATTGACATGGGCTTTGAGCCTGATGTGCAGAAGATCTTAGAACACATGCCTGTCACCAACCAGAAACCTGACACTGATGAGGCTGAGGACCCTGAGAAGATGCTGGCCAATTTTGAATCGGGCAAGCACAAATACCGACAG ACAGTGATGTTCACAGCCACTATGCCACCTGCTGTGGAGCGCCTGGCCCGCAGTTACCTGCGCCGACCAGCCGTGGTCTACATTGGCTCAGCTGGGAAACCACATGAGCGTGTGGAGCAGAAAGTCTTCCTCATGTCAGAATCGGAGAAGAG GAAGAAACTGCTGGCTATTTTGGAGCAGGGCTTTGATCCTCCTATCATTATCTTTGTCAACCAGAAGAAGGGCTGTGATGTACTGGCCAAATCTCTGGAGAAGATGGGG TATAATGCCTGCACTCTTCACGGTGGCAAAGGTCAGGAGCAGCGAGAGTTTGCACTCTCCAACTTGAAGGCTGGTGCCAAGGACATTCTAGTTGCCACAGATGTGGCTGGACGTGGTATTGACATCCAGGATGTGTCCATGGTGGTGAACTATGACATGGCTAAGAACATAGAAG ATTATATCCATCGCATTGGTCGAACAGGAAGAGCTGGCAAGAGTGGTGTTGCTATCTCATTTGtcaccaaggaggactctgctGTCTTCTATGACCTCAAGCAAGCCATCCTTGAGAGCCCAGTGTCCTCCTGCCCACCAGAGCTGGCCAACCACCCGGATGCCCAGCACAAGCCAGGAACCATCCTCACAAAGAAGAGGCGAGAAGAGACTATCTTTGCCTGA
- the DDX23 gene encoding probable ATP-dependent RNA helicase DDX23 isoform X1, with product MAGETVEKRERDSSPIKEERRRSRSPDRERDRDRDRKGSPTAKDRKRHRSRERRRGSRSRSRSRSKSTERERRYKERERDKERERNKKDREREKDGHRRDKDRKRSRSISPSRNKDAKSRKDRDSRKDEEDDAGGKREKAQPLSLEELLAKKKAEEEAEAKPKFLSKAEREAEALKRRQLEVEERQQLLEDERKKRKQFQEMGRKMLEDPQERERRERRERMERETNGNEDEEGRQKIREEKDKSKELHAIKERYLGGVKKRRRTRHLNDRKFVFEWDASEDTSIDYNPLYKERHQVQLLGRGFIAGIDLKQQKREQSRFYGDLMEKRRTLEEKEQEEARLRKLRKKEAKQRWDDRHWSQKKLDEMTDRDWRIFREDYSITTKGGKIPNPIRSWKDSSLPPHILEVIDKCGYKEPTPIQRQAIPIGLQNRDIIGVAETGSGKTAAFLIPLLVWITTLPKIDRIEESDQGPYAIILAPTRELAQQIEEETIKFGKPLGIRTVAVIGGISREDQGFRLRMGCEIVIATPGRLIDVLENRYLVLSRCTYVVLDEADRMIDMGFEPDVQKILEHMPVTNQKPDTDEAEDPEKMLANFESGKHKYRQTVMFTATMPPAVERLARSYLRRPAVVYIGSAGKPHERVEQKVFLMSESEKRKKLLAILEQGFDPPIIIFVNQKKGCDVLAKSLEKMGYNACTLHGGKGQEQREFALSNLKAGAKDILVATDVAGRGIDIQDVSMVVNYDMAKNIEDYIHRIGRTGRAGKSGVAISFVTKEDSAVFYDLKQAILESPVSSCPPELANHPDAQHKPGTILTKKRREETIFA from the exons ATGGCTGGGGAAACTGTTGAAAAGAGAGAGCGGGATTCTTCACCCATCAAAGAAGAGCGAAGACGCTCACGCTCACCAGACCGGGAACGTGACCGAGATCGTGATAGGAAAGGTTCCCCTACTGCCAAGGACAGGAAGCGTCACCGATCCCGTGAGAGGAGGAGAGGCAGTAGGTCAAGATCCCGATCCCGGTCCAAGTCAACAGAGAG GGAACGACGGTATAAAGAGAGGGAACGAGACAAAGAACGGGAGCGCAACAAGAAGGACCGGGAGCGAGAGAAGGATGGGCACCGAAGAGACAAGGATAGGAAACGGTCCAG AAGCATTTCTCCAAGTCGCAACAAAGATGCCAAATCCAGGAAAGACAGAGATTCTCGCAAGGATGAAGAGGATGATGCAGGGGGCAAGAGGGAAAAG GCACAGCCACTGTCCCTGGAGGAGCTGCTGGCTAAGAAAAAAGCCGAAGAAGAGGCTGAAGCCAAG CCCAAGTTCCTTTCCAAGGCAGAACGAGAAGCTGAGGCCTTGAAACGCCGACAGCTGGAGGTAGAGGAACGACAGCAGCTGCTGGAGGATGAGCggaaaaaaagaaagcaattCCAAGAGATGGGCAGGAAGATGCTGG AGGACCCCCAGGAGAGGGAGCGGCGTGAGCGGAGGGAACGTATGGAACGGGAGACCAATGGCAATGAAGATGAGGAGGGGCGGCAGAAGATCCGCGAAGAGAAAGACAAGAGCAAGGAACTGCATGCCATCAAG GAGCGGTACTTAGGTGGGGTAAAAAAGCGGAGGCGCACTCGTCATCTGAATGACCGCAAGTTTGTCTTTGAGTGGGATGCTTCAGAGGACACTTCCATTGACTATAATCCCTT GTACAAGGAGCGACACCAGGTTCAGCTGCTGGGGCGTGGTTTTATTGCTGGCATTGATTTAAAGCAGCAGAAACGGGAACAGTCCCGCTTTTATGGAGACCTGATGGAGAAGCGGCGCACGCTAGAGGAGAAAGAGCAAGAGGA GGCGCGTTTGCGCAAGCTGCGCAAAAAGGAGGCCAAGCAGCGCTGGGATGACCGGCATTGGTCTCAAAAGAAACTGGATGAGATGACGGACAGGGACTGGCGAATTTTTCGGGAGGATTACAGCATCACAACCAAAGGAGGCAAGATCCCCAACCCCATCCGTTCCTGGAAGGATTCCTCACTGCCGCCTCACATCCTGGAGGTTATCGACAAATGCGGCTACAAG GAACCTACTCCTATCCAGCGTCAAGCCATCCCTATTGGTCTGCAGAACCGTGATATCATTGGTGTGGCTGAGACTGGCAGTGGTAAAACTGCTGCCTTCCTTATCCCACTGCTGGTATGGATCACCACCCTGCCCAAGATTGACAG GATTGAGGAGTCAGATCAGGGCCCTTACGCCATCATCCTGGCCCCCACCCGTGAGCTGGCTCAGCAGATTGAGGAAGAGACTATCAAATTTGGAAAGCCTCTGGGAATTCGCACAGTGGCTGTTATTGGTGGCATATCTCGTGAGGACCAAGGCTTCCGACTGCGCATGGGCTGTGAG ATTGTTATTGCCACTCCTGGCCGTCTCATTGATGTTTTGGAGAACCGTTACCTGGTGTTGAGCCGCTGCACGTATGTGGTATTGGATGAGGCCGACCGTATGATTGACATGGGCTTTGAGCCTGATGTGCAGAAGATCTTAGAACACATGCCTGTCACCAACCAGAAACCTGACACTGATGAGGCTGAGGACCCTGAGAAGATGCTGGCCAATTTTGAATCGGGCAAGCACAAATACCGACAG ACAGTGATGTTCACAGCCACTATGCCACCTGCTGTGGAGCGCCTGGCCCGCAGTTACCTGCGCCGACCAGCCGTGGTCTACATTGGCTCAGCTGGGAAACCACATGAGCGTGTGGAGCAGAAAGTCTTCCTCATGTCAGAATCGGAGAAGAG GAAGAAACTGCTGGCTATTTTGGAGCAGGGCTTTGATCCTCCTATCATTATCTTTGTCAACCAGAAGAAGGGCTGTGATGTACTGGCCAAATCTCTGGAGAAGATGGGG TATAATGCCTGCACTCTTCACGGTGGCAAAGGTCAGGAGCAGCGAGAGTTTGCACTCTCCAACTTGAAGGCTGGTGCCAAGGACATTCTAGTTGCCACAGATGTGGCTGGACGTGGTATTGACATCCAGGATGTGTCCATGGTGGTGAACTATGACATGGCTAAGAACATAGAAG ATTATATCCATCGCATTGGTCGAACAGGAAGAGCTGGCAAGAGTGGTGTTGCTATCTCATTTGtcaccaaggaggactctgctGTCTTCTATGACCTCAAGCAAGCCATCCTTGAGAGCCCAGTGTCCTCCTGCCCACCAGAGCTGGCCAACCACCCGGATGCCCAGCACAAGCCAGGAACCATCCTCACAAAGAAGAGGCGAGAAGAGACTATCTTTGCCTGA